GTGAAGACGCACGAACGTCTCAAGATGGTAATCCCACTCACGCTGCTCATCATATTTGTTCTCATCTATCTCAACACACGGTCAGTGACCAAGACGGCAATCGTGCTCCTCGCGGTCCCCTTCTCGCTCGTCGGTTCGTTCTGGTTCCTTTATCTTTTGAACTATAATATGAGCATCGCGGTCTGGGTTGGCATCATTGCGCTCGCCGGTCTCGATGCGGAGACCGGAGTGGTCATGCTCCTCTACCTGGATCTCGCCTATGACCCGTGGAAAAACCAGGGGAAACTTACGGACATCGCGGGCCTCAAAGACGCTATCACGCATGGAGCGGTAAAAATGATAAGACCAAAGATCATGACGGTGAGCGTGATCCTCGCGGGCCTCATCCCCATCATGTTCAGCCATGGTGCAGCATCGGATGTGATGAAAAGGATCGCCGCCCCCATGGTTGGCGGGGTAATCACGTCGACCATATTGGAGTTGATTATCTATCCGGTGATCTACAGGATTTGGAAAGGAAGAGAGTTTAGTGGTATAAAAGGTCAGTATGGAACCGAGAACTGATCACGAGACGCGCCTTATCTGGGCTATCGTTATTAGCTTTATTGTCTGTGCCGGAGAAATAGTCGGCGGAATCTTAAGCAACAGCCTCGCCCTTTTGAGCGACGCGGGCCACGTATTTACCGATATATTTGCCCTTGCCTTGAGCTTGATCGCCTCGTACATCAGCCGCAGGCCATCGAACTATCGTGCGACCTACGGCCACCAGCGGATAGGATTGCTTGCCGCTCTGGTAAACGGATGCGCCCTGGTCGTGATTTCTATCTTTATTTTTATCGAGGCGTACAAAAGGTTCTCTCTGCCGCCTCAGATCAACACGGGTACCATGCTGGTCGTTGCGATCGCCGGTCTCGCCGGCAATGCGCTCATGATGTGGATACTGGGAGAGGGCCACGGAAACCTTAATATCAAGAGCGCCTGGCTTCACGTGGTGGGCGATACGCTCACGTCCGCAGGCGTGATCGTTGCGGCGGTGGTCATCGCATTTACCGGATGGTACATGGTTGATCCTGTCGTGAGCATCCTCGTTGGCCTCGTCATCATTGTGGGAAGCTGGTCCGTGATTAAAGAGGTGCTCTGGGTATTTCTCGAACTTAGTCCGCTCGGGTTTCATGCGGAGGAGATTTCGAGGATGATCTGCGCCATGGAAAATGTGAAAGGCGTGCACGATGTACACGTCTGGTCTATCGGACACGGAATACCGGCGCTCTCCGCGCATGTCCTGGTGAATGACCTAAGGATAAGCCAGACGGATGGCGTAAGAAAAGCCATCGAAGAAAAGCTTGAAGGGCTCGGCATAAAGCACACGGTTCTGCAGATGGAGTGCGCAGAATGCCAGGAAAATAGCCTTTATTGTCAGATCTCTCCGGCCGAGGAAGACCACCACCATCATTAGGCTTAAGGGCCACTAAGAAGGTGGCCGCCCCATAGACCTGAACGGATGATTTGACAGACACTTTAGGAGCGCCTTAATAGCTCAGAACGAGGTGCGAGGACGGTACCGATCATAGATAGCCGGAGAAGGCTCATGATGAGAAAGGTTGCACCACTTATTGCTTATGCCTTTGTGTGGATAATTGCGGGTTTGACCCCCGACGCTCACTGCGGGCAGAATCTAAGGATCGCGCAAAATCAAGGATCAAAGCAGACCGCAGCACCTGATGCAGCCTACGTGAATCCACGCAGAGAACGCATAGGGTTTACGGTCAAAGCCGACCTTGCCACCGGGCTTCAGGACTATACAGGCCCCTGTCCGGTATCCGTTCGGTTTGAAGGCCGCGTGGAGACGAACAGGGCAACAACTGTAGAGTATAAATTCGTGCGTAACGACGATGTGCAAACCGCTCCGGCTAAGCTCGTCTTTGACAAGCCGGGAGTTCAGGATGTCAGCTACACCTGGGAGCTGGGACAAGCCGGCACGGGGGCCACCTTAAACGGATCGATATTCATGGAAGTCGTCTATCCGATCAATCTCATGGTCAAATCAAATATAGTTTCCGTTAAAGTGGTCTGTTTGCCCGTTGGCTCCAAGGTACGTGAGAGTGTGCCGGGTCAGATGACGGGCCCAACAAACCACTCGCCGCCCATGGGTCCCCCGGGGACGCCCTGGGACGAGAAGACAGGGCCGGGGGCAATACGTTCACCTTTATCACCGTCCGATCAGAACCCACCCCTTCCCGGCGCCATACCTCAAGCGTCACAAGGGAGTAGAGGGCCGGTACCTGGCATGCCTATGATTCCGCCCGACCCAAAAGCTTTGCCCCCCGGTATGGTGCCCCATGATCTATCGGGCGACAAACCCGTGCCCATGAAGCTTCCCACGCCCCAATAGGATTTATACCCTGCCATTTCCTCTTGTGACATCGTAACATGCTGAATTGAAAAGATAATATTTTGTCGCACCAATTATCCTATAGAAATAGTTGACAAAGGAAGACCCATATACTATATTATTCCTACTGGTTTAGTATAATATACTCTATAAGCGTGACGTATTTGAAACATGCTGTGAAGCATGGGGGGAATGCAAACATCGGGGAGGCCGTGAAAGGATGAAAATATCAACCAAAGGCAGATATGGGTTACGGGCGCTTATCGACCTGTCCAGGAATGGCAAAAACGGTCTACCCGTTCTCCTTTGCGATATCGCTAAGCGACAGGGCATATCCGACAAGTATCTTGAACAGATCGCAACACAACTGCACAGGGCAGGCCTTGTAAAGACGGTGCGCGGCAGAAAAGGCGGGTATCTTCTTTCAAGACCGGAAAACCAAATAAAGGTCAGTGAGGTGATCGAAATTCTTGAGGGGCCCATATGTGTTGTCGACTGCGTGCTGGAGCCCGATTCCTGTTCCAAGGCGGCCCTTTGTTCTGCCAGGGACGTTTGGAGTCTCTTAAGCCAAAAGATCGGGGAAGTGCTATCCGGTTACACATTGGCCGATCTGGTGAAACTACAAGAGGAGAAGGCGTCAAAAGAGTACCCCATGTACTATATCTGAAAACGAGAAGCCGTAAAAGGAGAGACTGACATGACAAAGAAGAGACTGGAAACTGTTGCAATTCACGCGGGTCAGGAAAGCCCTGATCCTGCCACAGGCGCCAGGGCCGTACCCATTTATCAGACCACATCGTATGTGTTTAACAGTACCGAACATGCGGCCAATCTTTTCGCACTCAAAGAGTTCGGCAATATCTATACACGCATCATGAACCCCACGACTGATGTTTTCGAGCGACGCATGGCCGCTCTCGAAGGAGGCACGGGTGCTCTGGCTGTGGCCTCGGGTCAGGCCGCTGAAACACTCGCGCTTCTCGCGATCACCCAGGTTGGCGATGAAATTGTATCGGCGAACAACCTCTACGGAGGAACGTATGAGCTCTTCCACTATACGTTCCCCAAACTGGGCCGATCCGTCACATTCGTGGATTCTTCGAAGCCGGATGAGTTCAAAAAGGCGATAAGGCAAAAGACTAAGGCCATATATGCGGAGACCATCGGTAACCCCAAGCTGGACGTGCCCGATTTTGAGACAATCGGGAAGATCGCCCACGATGCGGGCGTCCCACTTGTCGTGGACAATACTGTGGGCGTGGGTCTCGTGAATCCTATTCAGTACGGGGCCGATATAACGGTCATCTCGGCCACAAAATTCGTGGGAGGCCACGGCACATCCATTGGCGGTGTCATTGTGGATTCGGGCAAGTTTAACTGGGGCAACGGCAGATTCCCGGAATTCACCGAGCCCGATCCAACCTATCATGGACTCAAGTTCTGGGATACCTTCGGGGACTTTCCGGGACTCGGCAATGTGGCCTTCATACTCAAGGTGCGGGTACAACTGCTACGAGACTTAGGTCCAGCCTTAAGCCCCTTTAACGCTTTTCTCTTCCTACAGGGACTTGAAACCTTGCCCTTGAGACAGAAGAAACATTCTGAGAACGCACTGGCTGTGGCGCAATTTCTTAAGAAACATCCTCTTGTAACGTGGGTGAATTACCCCGGGCTCGATGATCATCCGAGCCATGCCCTGGCCAAGAAATACTTGCAGGGGGGCTACGGGGCACTCGTCGGTTTCGGTATCAAAGGCGGACTTGAGTCGGGCAAAAGGTTTATCAACTCTGTCGAGCTTCTTTCCCATCTCGCTAACATAGGCGATTCCAAGACCCTCGTGATCCATCCTGCATCGACCACCCACCAGCAGTTGACGAGGACCGAGCAAGAAGCAACGGGCGTGACCGAGGATTTCATCAGGCTCTCCATAGGGCTTGAACATGTTGAGGACATTAAGGAAGATATAGATCAGGCGCTGAAGCAAGCGGCAGGATAGAGGCGAACGGAAACAGGGATGGTGGACAAAGACAAATATACAGGCGTGGTGGAGACACATTACTATACGTTCGCCGATCCGCCCGATGCGCTTAAGCTGGAAAGCGGCGAGAAGCTCGGCCCCATCACCCTTGCCTACGAGACGTACGGGCGTCTGAATTCTGAAGGGACGAATGCCATTCTTGTCTGTCATGCCTTAACGGGGGATGCACATGCTGCGGGCTTTCACCGGGGGGACAAGAATCCCGGCTGGTGGGATAACATGATCGGCAGAGGCAAGGCATTCGATACCAACAAGTACTTCGTTATCTGTTCAAACGTGATCGGAGGCTGTAGGGGCTCAACAGGCCCTTCATCGATAAATCCCGTAACAGACAAGCCATTCGGTCTCGAGTTTCCCTTGGTCACAATCAGGGATATGGTGAACGCTCAGGGCCGGCTCGTGGCGCATCTTGGCATCGAGAAACTCTTGAGCGTGGCTGGTGGTTCTATGGG
The nucleotide sequence above comes from Syntrophorhabdaceae bacterium. Encoded proteins:
- a CDS encoding O-acetylhomoserine aminocarboxypropyltransferase/cysteine synthase translates to MTKKRLETVAIHAGQESPDPATGARAVPIYQTTSYVFNSTEHAANLFALKEFGNIYTRIMNPTTDVFERRMAALEGGTGALAVASGQAAETLALLAITQVGDEIVSANNLYGGTYELFHYTFPKLGRSVTFVDSSKPDEFKKAIRQKTKAIYAETIGNPKLDVPDFETIGKIAHDAGVPLVVDNTVGVGLVNPIQYGADITVISATKFVGGHGTSIGGVIVDSGKFNWGNGRFPEFTEPDPTYHGLKFWDTFGDFPGLGNVAFILKVRVQLLRDLGPALSPFNAFLFLQGLETLPLRQKKHSENALAVAQFLKKHPLVTWVNYPGLDDHPSHALAKKYLQGGYGALVGFGIKGGLESGKRFINSVELLSHLANIGDSKTLVIHPASTTHQQLTRTEQEATGVTEDFIRLSIGLEHVEDIKEDIDQALKQAAG
- a CDS encoding Rrf2 family transcriptional regulator, whose translation is MKISTKGRYGLRALIDLSRNGKNGLPVLLCDIAKRQGISDKYLEQIATQLHRAGLVKTVRGRKGGYLLSRPENQIKVSEVIEILEGPICVVDCVLEPDSCSKAALCSARDVWSLLSQKIGEVLSGYTLADLVKLQEEKASKEYPMYYI
- a CDS encoding efflux RND transporter permease subunit, coding for MSSPVTGVLVPVSIGGAEGGKAMGSGKLTQATNAQVPTQIAEIPLSQLADIKVVKGPTAIKSEQGLLTSYVFIDFSGRDVGGYVEEARKRVASLKIPEGYRLEWSGDYEYLVKTHERLKMVIPLTLLIIFVLIYLNTRSVTKTAIVLLAVPFSLVGSFWFLYLLNYNMSIAVWVGIIALAGLDAETGVVMLLYLDLAYDPWKNQGKLTDIAGLKDAITHGAVKMIRPKIMTVSVILAGLIPIMFSHGAASDVMKRIAAPMVGGVITSTILELIIYPVIYRIWKGREFSGIKGQYGTEN
- a CDS encoding cation diffusion facilitator family transporter, whose translation is MEPRTDHETRLIWAIVISFIVCAGEIVGGILSNSLALLSDAGHVFTDIFALALSLIASYISRRPSNYRATYGHQRIGLLAALVNGCALVVISIFIFIEAYKRFSLPPQINTGTMLVVAIAGLAGNALMMWILGEGHGNLNIKSAWLHVVGDTLTSAGVIVAAVVIAFTGWYMVDPVVSILVGLVIIVGSWSVIKEVLWVFLELSPLGFHAEEISRMICAMENVKGVHDVHVWSIGHGIPALSAHVLVNDLRISQTDGVRKAIEEKLEGLGIKHTVLQMECAECQENSLYCQISPAEEDHHHH